A portion of the Streptomyces platensis genome contains these proteins:
- a CDS encoding DUF397 domain-containing protein, translated as MANSHVDLSTAVWRKSSYSNGDGGNCVEVADDLPGIVPVRDSKAPHGPAIVFPATAWATFVTAVKDTGLPGV; from the coding sequence ATGGCAAACAGCCACGTTGACTTGAGCACGGCCGTCTGGCGCAAGAGCAGTTACAGCAATGGCGACGGCGGAAACTGCGTCGAGGTCGCCGACGACCTCCCCGGCATCGTCCCCGTCCGCGACTCCAAGGCCCCCCACGGCCCGGCCATCGTCTTCCCGGCCACCGCCTGGGCGACCTTCGTCACCGCCGTCAAGGACACCGGCCTCCCTGGCGTCTGA
- a CDS encoding 4-(cytidine 5'-diphospho)-2-C-methyl-D-erythritol kinase, with the protein MTTTAITVRVPAKVNVQLAVGAARPDGFHDLANVFLAVGLYDEVTATPADTLRITAEGHDVDQIPLDRTNLAARAAELLAARHGIEPNVHLHITKDIPVAGGMAGGSADAAGALLACDTLWSTGASRDELLAICAELGSDVPFSLVGGAALGRGRGELLTPLPVGGTFHWVFAVADGGLSTPAVYGEFDRLTAGTDVPEPEAAPELLAALESGDATALAGALANDLQPAALSLRPSLTATLAAGTAAGALAALVSGSGPTTAFLVKDAEAAQQVAAALLASGTCRQVRVAESPAVGATVL; encoded by the coding sequence ATGACGACCACCGCGATCACCGTCCGCGTACCGGCCAAGGTCAACGTCCAGCTGGCCGTCGGCGCCGCCCGCCCCGACGGCTTCCACGACCTGGCGAACGTCTTCCTCGCCGTCGGCCTCTACGACGAGGTCACCGCCACCCCCGCCGACACCCTCCGGATCACCGCCGAGGGCCACGACGTCGACCAGATCCCCCTGGACCGCACCAACCTGGCAGCCCGCGCCGCCGAACTCCTCGCCGCCCGCCACGGCATCGAGCCGAACGTCCACCTCCACATCACCAAGGACATCCCCGTCGCCGGCGGCATGGCCGGCGGCAGCGCGGACGCCGCGGGCGCCCTCCTGGCCTGCGACACCCTCTGGTCGACGGGCGCGTCGCGGGACGAACTCCTGGCCATCTGCGCCGAGTTGGGCAGCGATGTGCCCTTCAGCCTGGTGGGCGGGGCGGCCCTGGGCCGCGGCCGCGGCGAACTCCTGACGCCCCTCCCCGTAGGCGGCACCTTCCACTGGGTCTTCGCGGTCGCCGACGGCGGCCTCTCCACCCCGGCCGTCTACGGCGAGTTCGACCGGCTGACGGCGGGGACGGACGTGCCGGAGCCGGAGGCGGCCCCAGAGCTGCTGGCCGCCCTGGAGTCGGGCGACGCCACCGCCCTGGCCGGGGCCTTGGCCAACGACCTCCAGCCCGCGGCGCTGTCCCTGCGGCCCTCCCTGACCGCGACGTTGGCGGCCGGCACCGCCGCCGGGGCGCTGGCTGCGTTGGTCTCCGGCTCGGGGCCGACCACGGCGTTCCTGGTCAAGGACGCGGAGGCGGCCCAGCAGGTGGCCGCGGCACTCCTCGCATCGGGGACCTGCCGGCAGGTGCGGGTGGCGGAGTCGCCTGCGGTGGGGGCGACGGTTCTGTAG
- the rsmA gene encoding 16S rRNA (adenine(1518)-N(6)/adenine(1519)-N(6))-dimethyltransferase RsmA codes for MSKSTTDDPGPLLGAADIRELAAALGVRPTKQRGQNFVIDANTVRRIVRTAEVRPDDVVVEIGPGLGSLTLGLLEAADRVTAVEIDEVLAAALPDTVAARMPDRADRFALVHRDAMHVTELPGPAPTALVANLPYNVAVPVLLHMLATFPTIDRTLVMVQSEVADRLAARPGNKVYGVPSVKANWYAEVKRAGAIGRNVFWPAPNVDSGLVSLVRRDQPIETTASRDEVFAVIDAAFAQRRKTLRAALSGWAGSAAAAEAALVAAGVSPQARGEALTVEEFARIAEHKGPGGAPGIRQARGEQASGGEQAPEGKQAPGGEQA; via the coding sequence ATGAGCAAGAGCACCACCGACGATCCCGGCCCCCTGCTGGGCGCCGCCGACATCCGCGAGCTGGCCGCCGCGCTGGGCGTCCGCCCCACCAAGCAGCGCGGCCAGAATTTCGTCATCGACGCCAACACCGTCCGCCGGATCGTCCGGACCGCCGAGGTCCGGCCCGACGATGTCGTGGTCGAGATCGGCCCGGGCCTCGGCTCGCTGACCCTGGGCCTGCTGGAGGCCGCCGACCGGGTCACCGCCGTCGAGATCGACGAGGTGCTGGCCGCCGCGCTGCCGGACACCGTCGCGGCCCGGATGCCCGACCGCGCCGACCGCTTCGCGCTGGTGCACCGTGACGCGATGCACGTCACCGAGCTGCCCGGCCCCGCGCCCACCGCGCTGGTCGCCAACCTCCCGTACAACGTCGCCGTGCCGGTGCTGCTGCACATGCTCGCGACGTTTCCCACCATCGACCGCACCCTGGTCATGGTGCAGTCCGAGGTCGCCGACCGGCTCGCCGCCCGCCCCGGCAACAAGGTCTACGGCGTGCCGTCGGTGAAGGCCAACTGGTACGCCGAGGTCAAGCGGGCCGGCGCCATCGGCCGCAACGTCTTCTGGCCCGCCCCCAACGTCGACTCCGGACTGGTCTCCCTCGTCCGCCGCGACCAGCCGATCGAGACCACGGCGAGCCGCGACGAGGTCTTCGCCGTCATCGACGCCGCCTTCGCCCAGCGCCGCAAAACCCTGCGCGCCGCACTGTCGGGCTGGGCCGGTTCGGCCGCGGCCGCGGAGGCCGCCCTGGTCGCCGCGGGCGTCTCGCCGCAGGCCCGCGGCGAGGCCCTGACCGTCGAGGAGTTCGCCCGCATCGCCGAACACAAGGGCCCGGGCGGCGCACCGGGCATCCGTCAGGCACGGGGCGAGCAAGCCTCAGGGGGCGAGCAGGCACCAGAGGGAAAGCAGGCACCAGGGGGAGAGCAGGCATGA
- a CDS encoding WXG100 family type VII secretion target: MSGDESVAEEIVELGIEIVHPGGRPDELREAAKQWRHLKSEVDHIFGALDKQVNATVGHAWRGPAAEAFHKHWNECKKAADHVTEHFDEAAAGLDKAAKAIEEVNNEIEDIYLEIGISVGVSIGMSFLTLGVSAAVGTARIAMLAKKALDAAGMLGRMLRAVANAYKAFKSINTFTATVAKMVSSFALNTTTGTAGGVATSLISGKGPEWRTNLMGGIGGATVGTGAGALAGRLGAGDFVAGAASGAAGGVAGDALDSWRKGEDLDMRQTAITAISGGAAGGAGGTLRGFDKGMRDIANDLRGTETPESHDIGRDTAWGTTVPIAGGVAANDGKDGWEDVDKHNKDVQSGAKQGAKSHDESATDEVRHVFG, encoded by the coding sequence ATGAGTGGTGACGAGTCCGTCGCCGAGGAGATAGTCGAACTCGGAATCGAGATCGTCCACCCGGGTGGCCGGCCGGACGAGCTGAGGGAGGCCGCCAAGCAGTGGCGTCACCTGAAATCCGAGGTCGACCATATCTTCGGCGCCCTGGACAAGCAGGTCAACGCCACGGTCGGCCATGCCTGGCGGGGCCCGGCCGCCGAGGCTTTTCATAAGCACTGGAATGAGTGCAAAAAGGCCGCGGACCATGTGACCGAGCACTTCGATGAAGCCGCCGCGGGACTCGACAAGGCGGCGAAAGCCATTGAAGAGGTCAATAACGAAATCGAGGACATCTACCTAGAGATCGGGATCTCTGTCGGTGTCTCGATCGGAATGTCCTTCCTGACCCTCGGCGTCTCCGCCGCGGTCGGTACGGCCCGTATAGCGATGCTGGCCAAGAAGGCCTTGGACGCGGCCGGCATGCTGGGCCGGATGCTTCGGGCGGTCGCCAATGCGTACAAGGCGTTCAAGAGCATCAACACCTTCACGGCCACCGTCGCCAAAATGGTGTCGTCCTTCGCGCTGAACACCACCACCGGCACCGCCGGCGGCGTGGCCACCAGCCTCATCAGCGGCAAGGGCCCTGAGTGGAGGACCAACCTCATGGGCGGGATCGGGGGCGCGACCGTCGGCACCGGCGCGGGCGCCCTCGCCGGCCGGCTGGGTGCCGGCGATTTCGTCGCCGGTGCCGCCAGTGGCGCGGCCGGTGGTGTCGCCGGCGACGCCCTGGACTCCTGGCGCAAGGGCGAGGACCTCGACATGCGGCAGACCGCGATCACCGCCATCTCGGGCGGCGCGGCGGGCGGTGCCGGGGGCACCCTGCGCGGCTTCGACAAGGGCATGCGCGATATCGCGAACGACCTCAGGGGCACAGAAACCCCCGAGAGCCACGACATCGGCAGGGACACCGCATGGGGCACCACCGTCCCCATCGCCGGCGGTGTCGCGGCGAACGATGGCAAGGATGGTTGGGAAGACGTGGACAAGCACAACAAGGACGTTCAGTCGGGTGCCAAGCAGGGCGCCAAGAGCCACGATGAGTCGGCGACCGACGAGGTGCGGCATGTCTTCGGCTGA
- a CDS encoding alpha/beta hydrolase — protein sequence MAPDMGMAGTTVETVLGLVYGPSGKRLDVHRPVGASGATPTVLLWHGIGPDERDVLEPLARATAAHGALVLVPDWRSDAPDGGRSHLLESLAFARKEAGGLGADGESLVLAGWSAGAGAALGVALRPEIADEWRPSAVVGLAGRYDLSARTTGTPPLDDLTAGRDPGVPVHLVHGTRDTVVDARYSRDLTEALRTPGRAVTLQEPETDHAGVIMTAYDPATDRCVPTADEHAVRAGRMVAGVLATAGA from the coding sequence ATGGCACCGGACATGGGCATGGCGGGCACGACAGTGGAGACGGTACTCGGGCTGGTCTACGGCCCGAGCGGCAAGCGGCTGGACGTCCACCGTCCCGTCGGGGCGTCCGGCGCTACGCCCACCGTGCTGCTCTGGCACGGCATCGGCCCCGACGAGCGGGACGTGCTGGAGCCGCTGGCGCGGGCGACGGCGGCGCACGGGGCGCTGGTCCTGGTACCGGACTGGCGCTCGGACGCCCCGGACGGCGGCCGGTCACATCTGCTGGAGTCCCTGGCCTTCGCCCGTAAGGAAGCGGGTGGGCTGGGCGCCGACGGGGAGTCGCTCGTCCTGGCCGGGTGGTCGGCGGGCGCCGGGGCCGCGCTCGGGGTCGCACTGCGCCCCGAGATCGCGGACGAATGGCGGCCGTCGGCGGTGGTGGGCCTGGCGGGCCGCTACGACCTGTCGGCGCGGACCACCGGGACCCCACCGCTGGACGATCTCACCGCGGGCCGGGACCCGGGCGTCCCGGTCCACCTGGTGCACGGCACCCGCGACACCGTCGTGGACGCCCGGTACTCCCGCGACCTCACGGAGGCGCTGCGGACGCCGGGCCGGGCGGTGACCCTCCAGGAGCCGGAGACCGACCACGCAGGCGTGATCATGACCGCGTACGACCCGGCGACGGACCGCTGCGTCCCGACGGCCGACGAGCACGCGGTACGGGCGGGGCGGATGGTGGCGGGGGTGCTGGCGACGGCCGGGGCGTAG
- a CDS encoding helix-turn-helix domain-containing protein yields the protein MVRRKDIDGSTGVPTFYGKELRYQRELAGLTLSQLVEGSFYGPSHLSEIERGERRMPAELAEHVDKVLKTDGFFKRRCEDVRKARRTGHAEYFERVLEAEKYAETIEEWSPTVVPGLLQTEPYTRAVVQAAHPLASDAEVDEKVNASMARACLFEGSDRRTPEYWAILHESLLRHPILPPEAAADQLDRLAELSRSRRIVPQILPWNCGPHPLMPSTVMIMTFPDAPPLVYTEAQYSGDTIDDPALVKRYRKAYDRLRAVALPPEASLAMIEEAAEDYRNGKQPR from the coding sequence GTGGTACGACGCAAGGACATTGACGGCTCGACGGGAGTCCCCACCTTCTACGGCAAGGAACTGCGCTACCAGCGGGAGCTGGCCGGGCTCACGCTCTCACAACTGGTCGAGGGCAGCTTCTACGGCCCGAGCCACCTCAGCGAAATCGAGCGCGGCGAACGGCGGATGCCGGCGGAGCTGGCCGAGCACGTCGACAAGGTGCTGAAGACGGACGGCTTCTTCAAGCGGCGCTGCGAGGACGTGCGGAAGGCGCGGCGGACCGGCCATGCCGAGTACTTCGAGCGTGTATTGGAGGCGGAGAAGTACGCGGAGACCATTGAGGAGTGGTCCCCCACCGTCGTCCCTGGTTTGCTCCAGACCGAGCCGTACACACGTGCAGTGGTGCAGGCGGCGCATCCGTTGGCGTCCGACGCAGAGGTGGACGAGAAGGTCAACGCCTCTATGGCACGTGCCTGCCTGTTCGAAGGGAGCGACCGCAGGACCCCGGAGTACTGGGCGATCCTGCATGAGTCATTGCTGCGCCACCCCATCCTCCCGCCGGAGGCTGCGGCCGACCAGCTTGACCGCCTCGCAGAGCTGTCACGGAGCCGCCGGATCGTTCCACAGATCCTTCCGTGGAACTGCGGACCACATCCGCTGATGCCCAGCACAGTCATGATCATGACTTTCCCCGACGCCCCGCCACTGGTTTACACGGAAGCGCAGTACAGCGGCGACACGATCGACGATCCGGCCCTCGTGAAGAGGTACCGCAAGGCATACGATCGGCTCAGGGCCGTCGCGTTGCCGCCGGAGGCGTCCCTCGCCATGATCGAGGAAGCGGCTGAGGACTATCGAAATGGCAAACAGCCACGTTGA